The following coding sequences are from one Anguilla anguilla isolate fAngAng1 chromosome 12, fAngAng1.pri, whole genome shotgun sequence window:
- the brca2 gene encoding breast cancer type 2 susceptibility protein, translated as MTGFSQRLLDPGTRVNMFEVFKHHIVQDLGPLCPNWFEELTVSAARDGASARDPEVPGGARVQEASLGTPLRKPAADSQIFSTPKIFKSRTAQSPELLTTDEELFSPDRGAAGGSKTLPWVDTSMCFFGSAKNSQTADKLGNTSLTADDFALLNIPKSRAAVSCKSISESLGAQLDPDVSWTSSLNTPPVISPTIILAKEEDKAGPVSPSGDKRVILVRELFPSMSKVSRMTEITEKPEGLFGQPSGADSRLGGLVKGSDCRELPSADARDGLWKQTLPDAIQDGEVRSTVASVLDGAEEVLSIFFSNGGSALRRVKAQERSSSRRRQACSAKAAAPTPPPPALESGRPEDPAKMAGRAECVADTVAFHKGNSPEAKDCGVTQWTPLTLPDTSGASPGTDFCAVPSSSDGGTAPATEELADGPADAAQLERPASKGDYKDIRVPGGASAQWDAVLPTNVANTQGQAVGPLHSDFPQQRAEASKSMRSEDSWPTALPLNPSFPQSDPGKCTIPANGPGINVCSTEMQTGVLVLRPGESPLLASSLEGCPAVTSTRKPPRKFVYSLQSPRLPVQAKHSDHSQTVSMPTVPFPGESLNGSTDAVVSSVKALHRSDNVTKDKSECKKLCEQASDASMAVVPAASNEVESGLDHMPLRCATSAEDYSQEWNPGRAPSGSADALGRDTDTRFSATACRSVMGSKQPRRPSAPVPTEKPGCADDPRDRDIVDCPSRGTAVLTECTQPAETSGLLRASDATRVTCDSGYHTTWSGATQLHGSSDIGHASSSRKVAENRAPVGFKTASNRRIPLSLEAMQRAKALLDEGAEGSGIKSSVSKGKPQMSESTERTQKSHYNGAKSSLAGNAAASRQRASLRKVSSPHSSLSSPQGSSPNPGFVGFKTASNGTIRLSSANLLKAKQLFKDIEDEKLLEVSPRTSCTDFDAVGGVEAETGTSSKSSAGLMAAPSRVRPSSEPKASEPYGCLTASQRADVTELCSLLEDAGSQFEFTQFRQAISTPAGSDEVVCNHPCDKEVDPDFLTGIDFDDSFSSECERQGSRKLPADTIMPEKLTASSYHKQNRQDSSHKSKPVEVLSYDFADKNAKVAKYTEDPSASLIPKNNYDSGSFVAFSSASGKKIAVSKEVLQRASKVFDDLDVGCVPSPSSVRRDKSTDPSHLNVLGATVTEVPRARNIPGAHVTFNTPRSNVMNQSHCIKKIGRSPGAVSPGGRSLKVGVSSENTQAIQEDSAISELNLPSGEPHPPHVCSSFQLPTVKNNLEVAGTALPRDLLAPCAPNGVGTDVRLDERPPPTPALSSAEDRKVGTANAILKQPGAVCSKGGLQRDTGKKLEVSHDQPSSMSNKRGAGFKTARGTAVNVSEGLLRKARLMFADLGENLETAQGRGFRGDEREGWNAVSENKEQPDASADATDKAKNISEKCKSENGAEQRTSAAGYGADEPDAVHVEKEIDATSVQEDFSRAETPNMGSESSVGCSTPCANKKALLETTSNECGRISGSCQMAAVSDEGSGSISTSNIQGNCGFSTAGGKKVTVSKKSLQYAQFLLNECSEMKTPEPGNASRLSNGHVSSHSLLGGNSGGFQTASGKGVAITPNALEQAKAMFQNCDDRPECGITGAVRGEGVSRGTRGDPMNPTATSSGFISAGGKGVSISAKALLEVKDMFKNSDGIVDCATTCGPREGHTHEKSFELKSNFRTVNCTFTSAGGKRVSVSEKALLRANALLKECDEKPHVESERLEFMAGSTPDPRHKNGRGFSTASGKGVSVSLRALREAKARFADCDDAASPEPGEVKAETLGENSTSAHKKDSTNSNCGFSTASGKGVSVSEKALLKAKALLSECCDVESGEPGRPLKMECKSSSVPNPPCESGCGTGAGSGKGLSTSVKNVCEMEVSSKDCSNDKIAIEIGGKDLKAKAGPYNNTGKRASGFSTARGNRVSVSVQALEEAKAKFRDCDHLDQVFGEEMKVDPIKNKISSAHRNPDKTAPGINAVDEKTASVSEMVLPSTNLLPAESDGIERSVVPSCCAHLPQGPLSQGQAADRQSARENGKAPVRPGGFAPSRERSAPGRAAVETADCETRRSSSPSLRSPGLSSCTDTQQRYLEQEAMACTRALLEDEDLAEQGLRGAPGRASLPPRSAVTEAEGTRGRGKRLQSEDSDFPDQPPLKRRLLADFDQTSDSDLRPVLTPVKSSPNVMLRDRRIFRYGVPLQPNVTHPPGGKKGILEQRHRKTEPEVVVPGSFLQDSKPVNPRGAVFVPPFRKGPKPEVQGTSLPAESRRPPSTFAPPFRKTQPSSTPLGQGPGQLSTSRPGTPPLPAVFVPPLRKLAGSASHPDPGSEEESGTHTPHSACGGAHSGQGPVTPNIPAGKEAETEEPAPAPPSPGDQEASRSDVQTLQSLQLARDLQDMRIRKKRRQAIRPQPGSLLLAKTSGVARVPLRSAVGGRCPGLHTPKELYACGVPCGASQIGSDSAESFRFRCGDFFREEVLAAGGGVQLADGGRLVPGNDGTAGKEEFYRALCDTPGVDPKLISEGWLYNHYRWVVWKRASMERAFPSVMGGYCLTPEQVLLQLKYRYDVEVDRSQRSALRKIMERDDTPAKTMVLCVCGVVSTGPAPAAPVQPESRTSPGSGAKAGGSSGGVIWVTDGWYAIKVLLDAPLTAMLLQGRLAVGGKVVTHGAELVGSQDACSPLEAPESLMLKISANSTRPARWDAKLGFHRDPRPFRLPLSSLYCNGGLVGCVDIVVLRSYPTQWMEKQPGGVFVFCSERSEGREARRHGDRRHKAMELLFSRVQAQFEREQEAKTKAGSRRRRLTRQEMEALQDGEELHEAVETDPAHLESCLNEQQLAVLSSYRESLGQERQARLQERFRQALAEAQEGEGGCPDRDVTPVWKLSVCDSRDRRSGSVYLLSVWRPPAELRPLLREGCRYRVYQLATSWGKKQAGRAAVQLTGTKKTQFQHIQAPPESLCELFQPRVSWSFRALRGAGFRPLCGEVDVVGYVVSITDRHGPSPVLYLADGHQDFVSVRIGASLAQLALEEVVKPRALLALSNLQPGHRTAVPAPAPVPALYAGELALFSTNPKEPHLQEACAHLRSIAQGNERFFQMAEEKLASFIPSNNQSALLTPRDVGPAPKMVNGQTPQQSVRSSGLLTPVRPPLPAGTPEDRDPKSVKRKRGLDFLSRIPSPPPLSPLLAHASPSLRKTFNPPRRSETPRPAPPPPPAPPPRRAPPPQEAEWVNDEELAMINTQALLDGQGGQEEAGVSR; from the exons ATGACAGGCTTTTCTCAAAGATTATTGGATCCAGGTACACGTGTGAATATGTTCGAAGTCTTCAAGCATCACATCGTTCAAG ACCTGGGGCCACTTTGTCCCAACTGGTTTGAGGAGCTGACCGTCAGCGCCGCTAGAGATGGAGCCTCTGCCCGGGATCCAGAGGTGCCCGGGGGGGCTCGTGTGCAGGAGGCCTCCCTCGGAACACCGCTGCGAAAACCAGCCGCGGACAGCCAGATCTTCTCCACTCCCAAGATCTTCAAGAGCCGGACGGCTCAGTCACCTGAACTCCTCACCACGGACGAGGAGCTCTTCTCTCCTGATAGAG gagctgctggaggatCAAAAACATTACCATGGGTGGACACAAGCATGTGTTTCTTTGGATCTGCTAAGAACAG ccaaACTGCTGATAAACTCGGCAATACAAGTCTGACTGCGGATGATTTTG CACTgctgaacattccaaaaagccggGCT gccgtCTCATGCAAAAGCATTTCTGAAAGCCTGGGTGCGCAGTTGGACCCTGACGTGTCCTGGACCAGCTCTCTCAACACCCCTCCCGTCATCTCCCCCACCATAATTTTGG CCAAGGAGGAGGACAAAGCCGGTCCAGTCAGCCCCTCCGGAGACAAACGTGTTATT CTTGTGCGAGAGCTGTTCCCCTCCATGTCAAAAGTGTCCCGAATGACTGAGATCACTGAAAAGCCTGAGGGCTTGTTTGGTCAACCATCTG GAGCAGATAGCCGGTTGGGTGGCCTGGTGAAAGGGAGCGATTGCCGGGAGCTCCCCTCAGCAGACGCGCGGGACGGTTTGTGGAAGCAGACGCTGCCTGACGCCATCCAGGACGGAGAAGTGCGCAGCACCGTGGCAAGCGTGCTCGACGGAGCTGAAGAGGTCCTGTCCATCTTCTTCAGTAACGGCGGTTCGGCACTGCGGAGGGTGAAGGCccaggagaggagcagcagcaggaggaggcagGCCTGCTCGGCCAAGGCAGCGGCGCCgactcctcctcccccagctcTGGAGAGCGGACGTCCTGAGGACCCTGCCAAAATGGCCGGCCGAGCGGAATGCGTTGCGGACACCGTCGCCTTTCATAAGGGCAATTCCCCAGAGGCGAAGGACTGTGGCGTCACCCAGTGGACGCCGTTGACTTTGCCTGACACCTCGGGCGCTAGCCCGGGAACCGATTTCTGTGCTGTGCCTTCATCCTCAGACGGGGGCACCGCACCGGCCACTGAGGAGCTGGCTGATGGGCCTGCAGATGCCGCTCAGCTGGAAAGACCAGCTTCTAAAGGTGATTATAAAGACATTAGGGTGCCAGGGGGTGCAAGTGCACAGTGGGATGCTGTCCTCCCTACGAATGTGGCTAACACTCAGGGACAGGCTGTAGGCCCCTTACATTCAGATTTTCCACAGCAAAGGGCAGAGGCTTCGAAGAGCATGAGATCTGAGGACTCCTGGCCAACTGCGCTGCCGCTGAACCCCTCGTTCCCCCAGTCAGACCCTGGTAAATGTACAATCCCGGCAAACGGCCCAGGGATTAATGTATGCAGTACTGAGATGCAGACTGGCGTGCTGGTCCTCCGGCCAGGCGAGTCGCCGTTGCTGGCGTCGTCTCTGGAAGGCTGTCCTGCGGTCACCTCCACCAGGAAACCTCCCAGGAAATTTGTGTATTCTCTTCAGAGCCCACGACTCCCTGTGCAAGCAAAACATAGTGACCATAGTCAAACAGTTTCCATGCCAACGGTTCCATTTCCAG GTGAGTCGTTGAATGGGAGCACAGACGCTGTGGTGTCCAGCGTAAAGGCGTTGCATCGCAGTGACAATGTCACCAAAGACAAATCGGAATGTAAAAAACTTTGTGAACAAGCTAGCGACGCAAGTATGGCGGTAGTCCCTGCAGCATCAAATGAAGTGGAAAGTGGGCTGGATCACATGCCCCTGCGGTGCGCTACCAGTGCGGAGGATTACAGCCAAGAGTGGAATCCTGGCAGAGCACCCAGCGGCAGTGCTGACGCGCTTGGCCGTGACACTGACACCCGTTTCTCAGCAACAGCATGCCGCTCCGTAATGGGATCTAAACAGCCGAGGCGACCTTCCGCTCCCGTACCGACGGAAAAGCCCGGATGTGCCGACGATCCCCGCGACCGTGACATTGTCGACTGTCCCAGTCGCGGCACCGCCGTCCTTACCGAATGCACTCAGCCCGCTGAAACGAGCGGCCTTCTCCGTGCGTCCGACGCGACGCGCGTGACGTGTGACAGCGGCTACCACACCACCTGGTCGGGTGCCACGCAGCTTCACGGGTCATCCGACATCGGACACGCTTCCAGCTCCAGGAAAGTCGCGGAGAATCGTGCGCCTGTGGGCTTTAAAACGGCCAGCAACAGAAGAATTCCTCTGTCTCTGGAAGCCATGCAGAGGGCAAAGGCGTTGCTCGATGAGGGTGCAGAGGGTAGTGGGATTAAATCGTCCGTTTCTAAGGGAAAGCCTCAGATGTCTGAATCTACAGAACGGACTCAGAAGAGTCATTACAACGGGGCCAAGAGCTCTTTAGCTGGTAATGCGGCTGCAAGTCGGCAGCGTGCATCGCTGAGAAAAGTGAGTTCCCCCCACAGTTCCCTGAGTTCTCCCCAGGGCAGTTCTCCAAATCCTGGTTTTGTCGGCTTCAAAACAGCCTCCAACGGCACGATACGTTTGTCCTCTGCGAATCTGCTGAAAGCCAAGCAGCTGTTCAAAGACATTGAAGATGAGAAGCTCTTGGAAGTTTCCCCCAGAACCAGCTGCACTGATTTTGACGCCGTGGGTGGAGTTGAAGCGGAAACTGGAACGTCGTCTAAAAGTTCAGCGGGGCTAATGGCTGCGCCCTCGCGCGTCCGGCCGTCCTCTGAGCCGAAAGCCTCCGAGCCCTACGGGTGTCTGACGGCCTCACAGAGAGCTGACGTTACGGAGCTGTGCAGCCTGTTAGAGGACGCCGGCAGCCAGTTTGAGTTCACGCAGTTCAGGCAGGCGATCTCGACTCCAGCCGGCTCGGACGAAGTCGTCTGCAATCATCCTTGTGACAAGGAGGTAGATCCCGATTTCCTAACAGGCATCGACTTTGATGACAGTTTCAGCTCTGAGTGTGAGCGGCAGGGTTCTAGAAAACTACCGGCTGATACGATTATGCCTGAGAAATTAACTGCCAGTTCTTACCACAAGCAAAATCGACAGGACTCCAGCCATAAGTCCAAACCTGTGGAAGTATTGAGTTATGACTTTGctgataaaaatgcaaaagtcGCAAAATACACTGAGGACCCAAGTGCATCATTGATCCCTAAGAATAATTATGATTCAGGAAGCTTTGTAGCTTTTTCTTCTGCAAGTGGAAAGAAAATTGCTGTGTCAAAGGAAGTTCTTCAAAGGGCTTCAAAGGTTTTTGATGACTTGGATGTTGGTTGCGTGCCATCGCCGAGCTCTGTCCGTCGTGACAAGAGTACAGATCCATCTCATTTAAATGTACTGGGTGCTACTGTCACCGAGGTGCCAAGAGCCAGAAACATTCCAGGCGCCCATGTGACATTTAACACTCCAAGGAGTAATGTTATGAACCAGAGCCACTGCATCAAGAAGATTGGCCGTTCACCAGGAGCAGTAAGCCCAGGTGGAAGAAGTTTAAAAGTGGGTGTGTCATCTGAAAATACGCAAGCGATTCAGGAAGACAGTGCCATTTCTGAATTAAATCTCCCTTCTGGAGAGCCTCACCCTCCCCACGTTTGTTCCTCTTTTCAATTGCCAACTGTCAAAAACAATTTAGAAGTTGCAGGTACTGCTTTGCCAAGAGATTTATTAGCTCCCTGTGCACCAAATGGAGTAGGCACTGATGTAAGGTTAGATGAACGCCCACCTCCAACACCTGCCCTTAGTTCAGCAGAGGACAGAAAGGTCGGTACGGCCAACGCCATTTTAAAGCAACCGGGGGCTGTTTGTTCAAAAGGCGGTCTTCAGAGAGACACGGGTAAAAAGCTGGAAGTTTCTCACGACCAGCCCAGTAGCATGAGCAACAAGCGTGGCGCGGGTTTCAAAACCGCCAGAGGGACTGCCGTGAATGTCTCGGAGGGGCTTTTGAGGAAAGCGAGGTTAATGTTCGCGGATTTAGGGGAGAATCTGGAAACCGCGCAAGGACGAGGCTTCCGTGGAGATGAGCGAGAGGGGTGGAATGCCGTGtctgaaaacaaagaacaacCAGACGCGTCTGCTGACGCCACTGACAAAGCAAAGAACATTTCTGAGAAATGCAAGAGTGAGAATGGTGCTGAGCAGAGAACATCTGCTGCTGGTTACGGTGCTGACGAACCTGATGCCGTACATGTGGAAAAGGAGATTGATGCGACCTCTGTGCAAGAAGACTTCTCAAGAGCAGAAACTCCTAACATGGGCAGTGAAAGCAGCGTAGGCTGTAGCACACCGTGTGCAAACAAAAAAGCGCTCCTGGAAACCACCTCAAACGAATGTGGTCGTATCTCTGGATCTTGCCAGATGGCAGCTGTTTCAGATGAAGGCAGCGGTAGTATTTCAACTTCCAACATCCAGGGTAATTGTGGCTTCAGCACTGCTGGTGGCAAGAAGGTAACCGTGTCCAAGAAATCTCTTCAGTATGCTCAGTTTCTTCTTAATGAGTGTTCAGAAATGAAAACTCCCGAGCCTGGGAACGCCTCCAGGTTGAGTAATGGGCacgtttcctctcacagtcttCTGGGTGGAAACAGTGGTGGCTTTCAGACTGCGAGTGGAAAAGGTGTGGCCATTACACCAAATGCCCTTGAGCAGGCAAAGGCCATGTTTCAGAATTGTGACGATAGACCCGAGTGTGGAATTACCGGGGCAGTAAGAGGAGAGGGTGTCAGTAGGGGAACCAGAGGCGACCCGATGAATCCGACGGCGACCAGTTCTGGATTCATCTCTGCCGGTGGTAAAGGCGTGTCCATTTCAGCAAAGGCTCTCCTTGAAGTGAAGGACATGTTTAAAAACAGTGACGGCATTGTGGACTGTGCAACCACTTGTGGACCAAGAGAGGGGCATACACATGAAAAGTCCTTTGAACTGAAAAGTAATTTTAGGACGGTTAACTGCACGTTCACCTCTGCTGGTGGCAAGAGGGTGTCTGTATCCGAGAAGGCCCTCCTGAGGGCAAATGCTCTTCTGAAGGAATGTGACGAAAAACCCCACGTGGAATCGGAGAGACTGGAATTTATGGCGGGTTCAACTCCGGATCCTCGGCACAAAAACGGTCGTGGCTTTAGCACGGCCAGCGGTAAAGGGGTGTCCGTTTCCCTCAGGGCCCTTCGGGAGGCGAAGGCTCGATTCGCGGACTGCGACGACGCTGCTTCGCCTGAACCTGGTGAAGTGAAAGCGGAAACCCTAGGCGAGAATTCCACATCTGCCCATAAAAAGGATTCTACGAACAGTAACTGTGGCTTCAGCACCGCAAGTGGTAAGGGCGTGTCTGTGTCCGAGAAGGCCCTTCTCAAAGCTAAGGCACTGCTTAGTGAATGCTGTGATGTTGAAAGTGGGGAACCTGGAAGACCTCTCAAAATGGAATGCAAATCTAGTTCAGTTCCGAACCCTCCGTGTGAAAGCGGGTGCGGTACTGGCGCAGGTAGCGGGAAGGGGCTGTCCACCTCCGTGAAGAACGTTTGTGAAATGGAGGTCTCATCAAAAGACTGCTCCAATGATAAAATCGCTATAGAGATTGGAGGAAAGGATTTAAAAGCGAAAGCTGGCCCTTATAATAATACAGGGAAGCGTGCTTCTGGTTTCAGCACAGCCAGAGGTAATCGGGTGTCTGTTTCAGTCCAGGCTCTTGAGGAAGCAAAGGCTAAATTCAGAGACTGTGATCATTTGGACCAGGTATTTGGTGAAGAAATGAAGGTGGAtcctataaaaaataaaataagttctGCCCATCGTAATCCGGATAAAACTGCTCCTGGCATCAACGCAGTTGACGAGAAGACCGCGTCCGTCTCTGAAATGGTTCTTCCGAGCACAAATCTTTTGCCTGCGGAATCTGACGGAATTGAACGTTCTGTTGTACCGAGCTGCTGCGCGCACCTCCCACAAGGACCGCTAAGCCAAGGCCAAGCCGCGGACCGCCAAAGCGCTCGAGAGAACGGAAAGGCGCCCGTGCGGCCCGGTGGCTTCGCCCCCTCCCGGGAACGCTCTGCGCCGGGGAGGGCTGCCGTGGAGACGGCGGACTGCGAGACCCGGCGGAGCTCCTCGCCGAGCCTGCGCTCGCCAGGGCTGAGCAGCTGCACGGACACCCAGCAGAGGTACCTGGAGCAGGAGGCCATGGCGTGCACCAGGGCCCTGCTGGAGGACGAGGACCTGGCCGAGCAGGGCCTCCGGGGGGCCCCGGGGAGGGCGTCTCTCCCGCCGAGGTCAGCCGTGACTGAGGCCGAGGGGACACGAGGGCGTGGAAAAAGGCTCCAATCGGAGGACTCGGATTTTCCAG ACCAACCTCCTCTCAAAAGACGGCTCCTGGCAGACTTTGACCAGACATCAGACAGTGATCTGCGGCCCGTGCTGACTCCTGTGAAGAGCAGCCCAAATG tgatgtTAAGAGACAGGAGAATCTTCAGATACGGTGTGCCGCTTCAACCTAACGTCACTCATCCTCCTGG GGGTAAGAAGGGCATCCTGGAGCAGAggcacagaaaaacagagcCAGAGGTCGTCGTCCCAGGCTCCTTCCTTCAGGACAGCAAGCCAGTGAATCCCAGGGGTGCGGTGTTCGTGCCCCCTTTTCGGAAGGGTCCCAAGCCCGAGGTCCAGGGAACCAGTCTGCCAGCGGAGTCTAGAAGGCCTCCCAGTACCTTTGCGCCCCCCTTCAGGAAAACCCAGCCCAGTAGTACCCCCCTGGGACAGGGGCCCGGGCAGCTGTCCACCAGCCGTCCTGGGACTCCCCCTCTGCCGGCTGTGTTTGTTCCTCCTCTTAGGAAATTGGCAGGTTCTGCCTCCCATCCAGATCCAGGCAGTGAGGAGGAATCGGGCACTCACACACCGCACAGCGCCTGTGGTGGTGCCCACAGCGGGCAGGGCCCTGTCACCCCAAACATCCCTGCAGGGAAGGAGGCAGAAACAGAGGAGCCCGCACCGGCACCTCCCTCACCTGGAGACCAGGAGGCTAGCCGCTCAG ACGTGCAGACGCTGCAGAGCCTGCAGCTAGCGCGGGACCTGCAGGACATGCGGATCAGGAAGAAGAGGCGGCAGGCCATCCGGCCCCAGCCGGGGAGCCTGCTCCTGGCCAAAACCTCCGGGGTGGCCCGGGTGCCTCTGAGGAGCGCTGTAGGGGGGCGGTGCCCTGGTCTCCACACACCGAAAGAG ctgtACGCGTGTGGCGTCCCCTGCGGGGCGTCCCAGATCGGCAGCGACAGCGCGGAGTCGTTCCGCTTCCGCTGCGGGGACTTCTTCAGGGAGGAGGTGCTGGCGGCCGGGGGCGGGGTCCAGCTGGCCGACGGGGGCCGGCTCGTCCCCGGCAACGACGGCACGGCGGGGAAGGAGGAGTTCTACAG GGCCCTGTGCGACACCCCAGGGGTTGACCCCAAACTGATCAGCGAGGGCTGGCTGTACAATCACTACCGGTGGGTGGTCTGGAAACGGGCCTCCATGGAGCGGGCCTTCCCGTCAGTGATGGGCGGTTACTGCCTGACCCCAGAGCaggtgctgctgcagctcaAATACAG GTACGATGTGGAGGTGGACCGGAGCCAGAGGTCGGCCCTGAGGAAGATCATGGAAAGGGACGACACGCCGGCGAAGACCAtggtgctgtgcgtgtgtggcgTCGTGTCcaccggccccgcccctgccgcGCCGGTCCAGCCCGAGAGCAGGACCTCCCCCGGTTCTGGTGCCAAGGCGGGCGGCTCGTCTGGCGGCGTGATCTGGGTGACGGACGGCTGGTACGCCATCAAGGTCCTGCTGGACGCCCCGCTGACCGCCATGCTGCTCCAGGGCCGGCTGGCGGTCGGCGGGAAGGTGGTGACCCACGGGGCCGAGCTGGTGGGGTCCCAGGACGCCTGCTCCCCACTGGAGGCCCCCGAATCGCTCATGCTGAAG ATCTCTGCCAACAGCACCAGGCCGGCTCGTTGGGACGCCAAGCTGGGCTTCCACCGCGACCCTCGGCCTTTCCGgctgcccctctcctccctgtactGCAACGGGGGCCTGGTTGGCTGTGTGGACATAGTGGTGTTGAGAAGCTACCCAACCCAG TGGATGGAGAAGCAGCCGGGCGGGGTCTTTGTGTTCTGTAGCGAGCGCTCTGAAGGGCGGGAGGCCAGGAGGCACGGCGACCGCAGGCACAAGGCCATGGAGCTCCTGTTCAGCAGGGTTCAGGCCCAGTttgagagggagcaggagg cgAAGACCAAAGCCGGAAGCAGGAGGCGAAGGCTGACCCGGCAGGAGATGGAGGCGCTGCAGGACGGGGAGGAGCTGCACGAGGCCGTGGAGACTGACCCCGCTCACCTGGAG TCTTGTCTGAATGAGCAGCAGCTGGCCGTCCTCAGCAGCTACAGGGAGTCTCTGGGGCAGGAGAGGCAGGCGCGGCTGCAGGAGCGTTTTCGGCAGGCCCTGGCGGAGGCGCAGGAGGGCGAGGGGGGCTGCCCCGACCGGGACGTCACCCCCGTGTGGAAGCTGAGCGTCTGCGACTCCAGGGACCGGCGGAGCGGCAGCG TGTACCTCCTGAGCGTCTGGCGCCCCCCGGCGGAGCTGCGCCCCCTGCTGAGGGAGGGGTGCAGGTACAGGGTTTACCAGCTGGCCACGTCCTGGGGCAAGAAACAGGCCGGCAGGGCTGCCGTCCAGCTCACCGGCACCAAGAAAACGCAGTTCCAGCACATTCAG GCCCCTCCAGAATCCCTGTGTGAGCTGTTCCAGCCCCGGGTGTCCTGGAGCTTCAGGGCTCTGCGGGGTGCGGGTTTCCGTCCGCTGTGTGGAGAGGTGGACGTGGTGGGGTATGTCGTCTCCATTACTGACAGACACG gcccctcccccgtgCTCTACCTGGCGGACGGGCATCAGGACTTTGTGTCCGTGCGGATCGGCGCCAGCCTGGCACAGCTGGccctggaggaggtggtgaaGCCTCGGGCCCTGCTGGCGCTGAGTAACCTGCAGCCCGGGCACCGGACCGCCGtgcccgcgcccgcgcccgtACCTGCCCTGTACGCCGGAGAGCTGGCCCTCTTCTCCACGAACCCCAAAGAGCCGCACCTGCAGGAGGCCTGTGCTCACCTGAGGAGCATCGCACAG GGCAACGAGCGCTTCTTTCAGATGGCGGAAGAGAAGCTCGCCAGTTTTATCCCATCAAACAACCAGAGTGCTCTGCTGACTCCAAGAGACGTGGGTCCAGCCCCAAAAATG GTGAATGGGCAAACCCCCCAGCAGTCAGTGAGAAGCTCGGGGCTGCTCACCCCTGTGAGGCCCCCTTTACCAGCGGGGACTCCAGAGGACCGGGACCCCAAAAGCGTAAAGAGGAAGCGAGGCCTGGACTTCCTGTCCCGCATCCCGTCCCCTCCCCCGCTCAGCCCGCTGCTGGCACACGCCTCGCCGTCGCTGAGGAAGACTTTCAATCCCCCGCGAAGGTCTGAGActccccgccctgcccctcccccgccgccgGCACCGCCCCCTCGCCGTGCCCCTCCCCCGCAGGAGGCCGAATGGGTCAATGATGAGGAGCTGGCCATGATCAACACCCAGGCCCTGCTGgacgggcagggggggcaggaggaggcggGCGTGTCCAGGTGA